GCTGTTGGCATTGCCGCTGGCCAGCTTGCCGCCACCCTGGTTGGCGTAGGCATCGCCCTGCGACTGATTGACGTCGGTCTTGTCCATGCGCGTGTTGCGCCCCTGGTCGGCGGGGTGCTGCGGGGTGTTGCCGTGTTGGTCCTGCATGCGCTTCTCCTCGGTTGGTGGATGAAGACCCATGCTACTGGCGCGCGACCGCCGGCAAGATAGGCGCGCGGCGGGCCCGCGTGTAGGAAAGTGACTCGCGCAGCGCCTCAGCGCCGCCGCAGCCACAGCGCGCCGGCGGCCAGGCCGATGCCGAAGGCGCCGTACACCAGCAGCAGCGAGGGACGCGACAGGCGCATTTCGTAGCCGGGCTGCAAACGGTGCGGCGTCAGCTGGTAATCCGTGAAACAGGCCACGGCCGTCGCGCCGGCCGCCGCCGCGACGGTGGACGCCACCCGGCGCCGGTCGAGGATGTGGGCCGCATAGCGCTCGAACAGCACGCCCCAGAACATGGCGCTGCAATGGTGGATGACATAGCCGACCAGGGTGTGCCGGAACGTGGCGTCGTCGCGGCGCGCCGCCTGGTCGCCCCACAGCCAGTGGCTGACGGCGTTGACGGCGGCGAATACGCTGCCCGTTTCGCGCCGGCCACACAGGGCCAGGGCGGCGGCGGACAAGAGGGAGGCGAGGCTGCCCGAGAGGGCGCCGTGACGCAGGGTGGCAGGCAAGGCTGGCATGGTGGTTCTCCCATGGTAAATGCGGCAATGAACTGAAACGCAAAAGACGAATCCAACTCGCATCAGGAAAGGGCATCGATGCGCATACTGCTGACGGGGGCGAGCGGTTTCATCGGAACACATGTTTCGACCGCGCTGCTGGCCGAAGGTTTCCAGCTCACGTGCACGACACGCCGCGCGCCGCCGCACGCGCACACAGGCAAGGAGCAGCGCGTGCGCCTGATCGAGGCCGATTTTGCGCGCGACACGGCCAAGGCCGCGTGGCTGCCGCGCCTGGACGGCATCGACGTCGTCATCAACTGCGTCGGCATCATCGCCGAGCATGGCGCGCAGACGTTCGCGGCCCTGCACACGCAGGCGCCGCGCGCCCTGTTCGCCGCCTGCGCCGAGAGCGAGGTACAACTGGTGATACAGCTGTCGGCCCTGGGCGCGGACGACGGCGCCGTCTCGCCCTACCACCTGAGCAAGAAGGCGGCCGATGATTTTCTCGCCGGCCTGCCGCTGCGCGCCGTCATCGTGCAGCCTTCGCTCGTGTATGGCGACGACGGCGGCAGCGCGCGCCTGTTCCGCATGCTGGCCAGCCTGCCCGTGTATCCCCGCTTCGGCCGCGCGCCGCAGCCGGTGCAGCCCGTGCACGTGGACGACTTGAGCGACCTTGTCGTCGCACTGGTGCGCGGTGCGGGCGCGCTGGGTGGCCAGAAAACGCGCCGCGTGCCCGTCGTGGGACCGCAGGCGCTGCCGTTCACGGCCTACCTGGCGGCCCTGCGCGCGGCCATGGGGCTGGGACGGCTGCGCGTCGCGCCGCTACCGCGGCTACTGATGCCGCCCATGCTGCTGCTGGCCAGGCTACTGGGCTTTGCCATGCCGGACCGCGCCACCCTGGGCATGCTGGATCGCGGCAATACGGCCGATGCGGGGCTCACGCGGCGTTTGCTGGGGCGCGCGCCGCGGCCCGTGGCGCAGTTCATCAGCGACGCGCGCGGCGCGGCCGTGCGCGCCCAGCTGGACTGGCTGCTGCCCGTGCTGCGCATGTCGATCGCCATCGTGTGGATCGCCACGGCCATCGTCTCGGCCGGCGTCTATCCACTCGAAGACAGCTATCGCCTGCTCGAACGCAGCGGCGTACCGCCGGATTGGGCGCCGCTGCTGCTGGCCGGTGCCTGCCTGTTCGACCTGCTGCTCGGCATGGCCACCGTGGCGCTGCGCCCGCCGTGGCGGCGCTGGCTATGGCCGCTGCAGGCCGCGCTCATCGTGTTCTATACCGTCTGGATCGCCGTCTTCTTGCCGGAATTCCTGTGGCACCCCTACGGCCCCCTGACGAAAAACCTGCCCATGCTGGCGGCCCTGTGGCTGCTGTACCAACTGGAGGAAAAGCCATGGAATACCTGATCATCAAATGGCTGCACATCGTCTCGTCAACCCTGCTGTTCGGCACCGGCATCGGCTCGGCCTTCTACCTGCTGTTCGCCAGCCTGAGCCGCGACGTGCGTGCCATCGCCGTCGTCAGCCGCCACGTGGTGCGCGCCGACTGGCTGTTTACGGCCACGACGGTGGTGTTCCAGCCCCTGAGCGGCTTCTACCTGGCCCACCTGGCCGGCTTTCCCTTGAGCAGCCGCTGGATCGTCTGGTCCGTGGTGCTGTACCTGGTGGCGGGCGCCTGCTGGCTGCCCGTCGTGTGGCTGCAGATGCGCATGCGCAACATGGCGCAGGCCAGCGCGCGCGATGGCGTCGCCTTGCCCGCGCTGTACTGGCGCTACCTGCGTATCTGGGCGGCGCTGGGCGTGCCCGCCTTCTTCGCCCTCATCGTCGTGTTTTACCTGATGACGGCCAAGCCTGCCTGAGCGCGCCGTTGCCACTCAGTGTTTGCGGCCCTGCTTCTTGCCGCCACGCTGCAGGATCAATCCGCCCGCGCGGCCCACGTTTCGTGCAGGTGGCGCCACAGCAAGGCGCCATCAGGCGTTTTTTCATATACGACGGTGGACCAGCGCTCGGTGTTTTCCGCGCCCGGCAGCGACTGGAATTCGCGGTAGGACACGGTGGCGCCGGCAGCGCTTTCCTGGATCAACTGCAAGTCCGCAATGCGCATGGCGAGGCCCGGACGGCTGCCGCCGGCGCCCTGGAAAAACCTGCTCAAGCCAAGGTGATCGAGGCGCATTCCGCCCGGCGCGACCATCGTAAAATCGGGAGAAAAGCGCGCGAGTAAATCGGCGCAATGTTCCGCTGATGCCGCCTCGCCGGAAAGCCATGCGCGGATCAGCACATGCGTGGATAAAACGTCGTCAAAATACGGGTTCGTTGCAGTCATTTTTTTGCTACTCCATGGTGGTGTAAAAGGTCAAGAACGGCGCGGTTGTCGATACGCGCGCACAGCGCCAAAGGCAGCAGGCACGACGCGGCAGCCAGCGCAAAACACCAGTGAAAAACCTTCACCGCGCGCAGGTGCTGGGCGGGGTCGTCCAGCGATGCGATACCCTGCGCCGCCAGCAAGCCATTGAGCAGTACGCTGAGCAGCGCCACGCCCAGGCAAAAGCCCAGCTGGCGGTTGATATTCCACACGGCGCTGGCCTGGCTCAGCTGCCCATCCGGCGTGCGTAAAAAGGCCGTGCTTTGCGCCGTGCTGCTGCACAAGCCGCCGCCAAAGCCCATCACGGCATACGCGCCGGCCAGCCAGAACAGCTGATCGCCCGCCTCCACGCGCAGCAGCATCAGCATGCCCGCCGCCTGCAGCAGGGCGCCCGCGATGAACAAGGGTTGCGGACCCACGCGGCGGTAGCTTTTGCCGGTCAGCGAAATGGCCGCAAACGAGGCCAGTGCCCACGGCAGCATCAGCGCACCGGCCGTCGACGCCGGCATGCCCAGCACACCCTGCAGGTACAGCATGGCCAGCAGGCTCACGCCCATGAAAACGCCTGGCACCAGCAGATACATCAGCATGGCGATGCGTAGCAGCGGCTCGGCGGCCAAACGCAGATTCAGCAGCGGCGTGGACTTGCGCAGCGCGCCACGCACGTAGCCCCAGGCGCAGGCAACACCGAGCGCCAGCACGCCAGCGCCGGCCAGCAGCTCGCCCGGCGTGCCCAGCATGGTCAGACCCAGCAACAGCAAAAGGATGGCCGTGCTGCCCGCCAGCAGGCCGCTCACGTCGAGCCGGGGCACTTGCGCGCGCGACGGGTCGGGACGCAGCCAGCAGGCGGCCAGCAGCAGCGCCAGCGCGGCAAACGGCACGTTCAAGTAAAAGATCCAGCGCCACGACAGGCTGTCGACGATGACGCCGCCCAGCGCGGGCGACAGGGCGGGCGCCAGCAAGCCCACCAGCATAATGACGGCGGACAGGCCGGGGCGCTCGGCAGGCTGATACAGCTGGTAGGTCATGCTTTGCCCCAGCGGGATGAGCAAGCCGCCACCCAAGCCCTGCACGCAGCGCCAGGCGATCAGCGCTTCGATCGATGGCGCCAGGCCGGCGCCGATGCTGGCGCATAAAAAAGTTAGCAACGATGCCATGAACACGGTTTTGCTGCCATAATAGGCAGCAAGCCAGGCGCTGGCGGGGATGACGATGGTCAGGCCGAGAATGTAGCCGGTGCTGATCCAGGCCAGCTGCGCCACCGACGCGTGCAGGGCATGGCCGATGTCGGGGTAGGCGACGCTGGTGATGAACATGTTGATCAGGTCAACGAAAAACCCCAGCAGATAGATGGCCGCGACCTTTTTGCGATAGTCCATGGTGCTCCGAATGGCAAACGGCCAGCTTAAGCGCCCATCGTCATTTGCGTAACGGGCCAGCCCCGATTACACTGTCAAACAAATTTTGACAAACCTCTACAACCCGCATGCCTCCTCATTCTTATTTATGATCAGTCTTGACCGCTTGGGTATTTTCATCGCCATCGTCGACGCCGGTTCGCTGACGGCGGCCGCCGCCGTGCTGGGCCAGAGCAAGGCCGTCGTCAGTTTTAACTTGAAGCAGCTGGAGGCGGAGCTGGGCGTGTCGCTGCTCACGCGCAGCACGCGCAGCCTGGCGCTGACGGACGTGGGGCGGCGCTTTTATGAGGATTGCCAGCGCGTGCTGAGCGAAGCGCAGGGCGCCATCGAAACGGCGCGCCAGGGCCACCAGGGCTTGCGCGGCACCCTGCGCCTGACCACCACCGTCGAATACGGCAGCCGCACGGTGATTCCCGCGCTGATCGCCTTTGCCGCCGCCCACCCGCAGCTGCAGATCCAGCATTCCTCGTCGTCCTCGCATGAAGACCTGATCTCGGGCCGCTACGACCTGGCCATCCGCATGGGTTCCCTCAACGATTCGAGCTACCGCGCCGCGCTGATCGAGCCGTATGCGATCTGGCCCGTCGCCTCGCCCGCCTACCTGGCCAGCCTGCCTGCCAAGGGCATCGCCAGCCTCGACGAACTGCAGCGCGCGCGCTGGCTGGCCCACAGCCGCCTGGCCGCGCCGCTGCGCTGGGACGTGCAGACGCCGGACGGCGCCGCCGCCTTTGCCGCGCAGGACGACGCCGCCATCCATTCCGACTCCGCCTCGGCCCTGCTGGGCTTTGCCCTGGGCGGCTGCGGCGTGGCCCTGCTGCCGCAGTGGCTGGTGGAGGCGGAAGTGCGCGCGGGGCGTTTGCGCCGCCTGCTGCCCGACGTCGTCTTTCCGCAGCAGGGCGTGTATGCCGTGTATCCGAACACCCAGCATATCGCGGAAAAGGTGCGCGCCTTTATCGACTTTTTGCGCGCTTTCGTCGGCACGCCCGCCTGAGGTTTCACGTGGTCAATATTTGATCACTACAACGGTTTCCAAACGGCAAACGGGCGCCCCTTTCGTTTTGCACGGCCTACACTGACAGGACGTTGTTCATCGAATGGAGACCATCATGGCACATACATTGGCAGCAGTTTTTACCGTGCGCGACATGGCCGAGCGCGCCCGGCACGACCTGATCACGGCGGGCTTCCCCGGCGCCAGCATCCGCCTGCACGATGCGGGCAGCGACGACTTTTCCACCACGGAAAATATCCGCCGCGACGACGGCGACAGCGACAGCATGCTCGACAGCATCAAACATTTCTTTACGGACCTGTTCGGCAGCCACGCCGACCGCCACATCTATGCGGAAGCCGTGCGGCGCGGGCATGTCGTGCTGACACTGGAAGGGGCGAGCGACGCCGATATTCAGCGCGCCACCGATATCGTCGAGCGCTACGCGCCGCTCGACATCGATGCGCACGCCGAGCACTGGCGCGCCGGCGGCTGGCAAGGCGCGCCGCAGAACGACAGCGCGATGCGCCAGGGCGCCAGCATGCAGTCAGGCGCGTCATCGCAGCAGGGCAGCATGAACGAGGCGCCAGGGTCGCAGCAATTTGCCAGCGACATGGCGTCGCCACCACTGCCGTCCAGCGCGGGCGCCAATGTGCGCCGCTACCCCGGCGCCGACAACCTGCCCGGCACCAGCGACGACGACGAACAGTACTACCGCAGCCACTGGAGCGCCACCTATGTCGCCACCGGCGCGCGCTTCGAGGACTACGATCCCGCCTACCGCTATGGCCATTCAATGGCCAGCAGCGACAGCTACCGGGGCCGCCCGTGGGACGAGGTGGAAGCGGACCTGCGTTCCACGTGGGAGCACACGTATCCGCAATCGGCGTGGGACAACTTCAAGGCGGCCGTCCGGCACGGCTGGGAACGCATCACGTCCTGATGCGCGAGGAGGGGAAGTGCCCTCGCTCAGCGCCCCTCATGCGTGAGCTTGAGGAAGTGGTTCAGGATGTGAAAGTGGTCTTCGAAGAATTGCTCTTCCATGGCCGGCAGCGCCGCCACGGGCACCCACTGCGCCAGCGCCGCATCGTCGGCCGCCGTCACTTCCGGCAACTGGCGCGTCTTCAAGTCAAAATAATGCGCATGTGTGATGGTGCGCCCGCGCTGGCTGCGGTCCGGGTGGTCGAACACCGCCACGCCGACCAGCGCCTCGACGAGGGTCGGCGCCAGCACGCCCAGTTGCGTCTCTTCCGCCAGCTCGCGCAAGGCGCCTTGCAGCAGGCGTTCGCGCGGCTCCAGGAAGCCACCGGGCAAGGCCCACAAGCCCTTGCCCGGATAGCCGCCGCGGCGCACGAGCAGCACGTGGCCGCCCGTCTGCACCAGCGCGTCGACGGTGGTGAAGATGGGCGGATACGGCGCCGCACGCCAGCGCGCTTTATAGGCTTCGATGGCGCGGTATTCCTGCACCAGCGGCGCATACCACGGCAGCAAGGTCCACGCTTTGACATACTGGCCGATGGCGGCCGGCAGCAGCTGCGCCACGGCGCTCAGCGACACGTCCACGTCTTGCGCCTCGAACAGCACGTTGCGAATCGCCGTCGCACCGATGGGGGCACCGGGATCGATCTCCAAATTGAGTAACTGCCAGTGCGGGAAATGGTGCAGGTAATAACTGGTGGCGTCCTTGAAGCAGGCCACCAGAGTCACACGCTGGGCCTTGGGCACGGCGCCCGCCACGGCACGCCGCACGGCATCGGCCCACAGGCCATCGTCGTAGTAATCGCGCACGGCCACGTAATGCACGCGCGCGCGCTGCGCCTCGGGTAAGGTCGCGGCGATCATGGCGGCCCGTTCCTGCCACGTAAACGGGTTCTTCGGGCTGCGCGCATGGAAGGCCGAGCCGAGCACCACCACCACTTGCGCGGCCGTCGCCAGCGCCTTTTGCAGCAAGCCCGCATGGCCATTGTGAAAAGGCTGGAAGCGACCGATCAGGATGGCCGCGTCGGCGGAATAGGCGGGATAGGCGAGGGTCATGCGTCGTCTCCGGTAGGGTAGTGGGCGGCGATCGG
Above is a genomic segment from Janthinobacterium sp. 64 containing:
- a CDS encoding LysR family transcriptional regulator — translated: MISLDRLGIFIAIVDAGSLTAAAAVLGQSKAVVSFNLKQLEAELGVSLLTRSTRSLALTDVGRRFYEDCQRVLSEAQGAIETARQGHQGLRGTLRLTTTVEYGSRTVIPALIAFAAAHPQLQIQHSSSSSHEDLISGRYDLAIRMGSLNDSSYRAALIEPYAIWPVASPAYLASLPAKGIASLDELQRARWLAHSRLAAPLRWDVQTPDGAAAFAAQDDAAIHSDSASALLGFALGGCGVALLPQWLVEAEVRAGRLRRLLPDVVFPQQGVYAVYPNTQHIAEKVRAFIDFLRAFVGTPA
- a CDS encoding MFS transporter encodes the protein MDYRKKVAAIYLLGFFVDLINMFITSVAYPDIGHALHASVAQLAWISTGYILGLTIVIPASAWLAAYYGSKTVFMASLLTFLCASIGAGLAPSIEALIAWRCVQGLGGGLLIPLGQSMTYQLYQPAERPGLSAVIMLVGLLAPALSPALGGVIVDSLSWRWIFYLNVPFAALALLLAACWLRPDPSRAQVPRLDVSGLLAGSTAILLLLLGLTMLGTPGELLAGAGVLALGVACAWGYVRGALRKSTPLLNLRLAAEPLLRIAMLMYLLVPGVFMGVSLLAMLYLQGVLGMPASTAGALMLPWALASFAAISLTGKSYRRVGPQPLFIAGALLQAAGMLMLLRVEAGDQLFWLAGAYAVMGFGGGLCSSTAQSTAFLRTPDGQLSQASAVWNINRQLGFCLGVALLSVLLNGLLAAQGIASLDDPAQHLRAVKVFHWCFALAAASCLLPLALCARIDNRAVLDLLHHHGVAKK
- a CDS encoding DUF2269 family protein, producing the protein MEYLIIKWLHIVSSTLLFGTGIGSAFYLLFASLSRDVRAIAVVSRHVVRADWLFTATTVVFQPLSGFYLAHLAGFPLSSRWIVWSVVLYLVAGACWLPVVWLQMRMRNMAQASARDGVALPALYWRYLRIWAALGVPAFFALIVVFYLMTAKPA
- a CDS encoding DUF4440 domain-containing protein — translated: MTATNPYFDDVLSTHVLIRAWLSGEAASAEHCADLLARFSPDFTMVAPGGMRLDHLGLSRFFQGAGGSRPGLAMRIADLQLIQESAAGATVSYREFQSLPGAENTERWSTVVYEKTPDGALLWRHLHETWAARAD
- a CDS encoding bifunctional nicotinamide-nucleotide adenylyltransferase/Nudix hydroxylase, translated to MTLAYPAYSADAAILIGRFQPFHNGHAGLLQKALATAAQVVVVLGSAFHARSPKNPFTWQERAAMIAATLPEAQRARVHYVAVRDYYDDGLWADAVRRAVAGAVPKAQRVTLVACFKDATSYYLHHFPHWQLLNLEIDPGAPIGATAIRNVLFEAQDVDVSLSAVAQLLPAAIGQYVKAWTLLPWYAPLVQEYRAIEAYKARWRAAPYPPIFTTVDALVQTGGHVLLVRRGGYPGKGLWALPGGFLEPRERLLQGALRELAEETQLGVLAPTLVEALVGVAVFDHPDRSQRGRTITHAHYFDLKTRQLPEVTAADDAALAQWVPVAALPAMEEQFFEDHFHILNHFLKLTHEGR
- a CDS encoding SDR family oxidoreductase; translation: MRILLTGASGFIGTHVSTALLAEGFQLTCTTRRAPPHAHTGKEQRVRLIEADFARDTAKAAWLPRLDGIDVVINCVGIIAEHGAQTFAALHTQAPRALFAACAESEVQLVIQLSALGADDGAVSPYHLSKKAADDFLAGLPLRAVIVQPSLVYGDDGGSARLFRMLASLPVYPRFGRAPQPVQPVHVDDLSDLVVALVRGAGALGGQKTRRVPVVGPQALPFTAYLAALRAAMGLGRLRVAPLPRLLMPPMLLLARLLGFAMPDRATLGMLDRGNTADAGLTRRLLGRAPRPVAQFISDARGAAVRAQLDWLLPVLRMSIAIVWIATAIVSAGVYPLEDSYRLLERSGVPPDWAPLLLAGACLFDLLLGMATVALRPPWRRWLWPLQAALIVFYTVWIAVFLPEFLWHPYGPLTKNLPMLAALWLLYQLEEKPWNT